The Enoplosus armatus isolate fEnoArm2 chromosome 5, fEnoArm2.hap1, whole genome shotgun sequence genome contains the following window.
CCGCCAGGCTCCGACTCGCTTTGTGCCTGCTCCCTCCTGGTTCGTCTGCCTCCTTGCCCGCTCATCTGGTTCCGGACCCGCTGCCTTGCTGACCTTGTCTCCTGTTACCTCCCTCACGGTACTGCCACCCCCCGCTGAactgtggtgtgtgagtgtgagctcTCCCTCCTCGTTCCACTCACCTGTTCCTTGGTCCGGCTCCTCCAGCCTGAGCCCCCGGGCTGCTCTCGAGCCCACAAAGAGTCTCTACCTGACGGTAGCTCTGAACTGCGCTGCTACTTCCCTGCTCTCCGCTCTGTCTGCTCTCGAGAGTAATAAAAGTGACTTTCATTCGTTACTGTGGTTCTGTGTGCTGCATTTGGGTTCTCACTACACGCGTTACACATTTCccgttttattttgtagtgctTACCTCTcctttcagacacttcacttcctgcacTCATGTGTTTCCCGCCAGCCtgattacctgccccgccccgattagtttcacctgtccctctTCAGTGACTCAACTgggtgtatttagtctgtgtgctcCCCTCTTCCTTTGGCAGTTCGTCTTTCTCCTTCGCGTCAAATGTTCCAGCATTCTTCCGGTCAGATTTGTCCGCCTGGTTTGACTGATTACCTGTGTACCAAACTTTGCCTGCTCCAAGTAAAGACTGCATTTCTTCTTACAACCCTGCCTGAATCGTGCCGCTGGGTCCTCTTCCTTGTGCACCTGGTCGTTACACCCATCACATCCTGGACACAACCCATTCCAACTTCTCCCCTCTAGTAGGTGCTACAGGGCACTGCATGCCAAAACAGCCAGacacaagaacagtttctttcCATGGGCCATCACTCTGATAAAGAGTTGAATCAGTCATATAGTGTCACTAACCGTCTAACACCAAAACATTCACCTACTTCCatcatgtttttacagtttaaaatacacacagtttttaacatgtacacagttttttttttgaacatcaTGCACTGTCAATATAAATCCTACATGCTGTATGCACTGTATATAGACATATACGTATAAATGTACAAACAGTACATAATCAACCACTCCATGTATATCCATATTTATGATGTTGGTcattggtgcttttttttttatatatatttttatattatatataatatatatatatatagatatttttttttttttacttgtgtacATAATAGTCCTGTCTATTCTTAACCTTcatttgttcagctttgttgctCTTGTTCTTAGCTGTTATGTCTATTTCTGGTCTATTTTTTAACAtgtacacagttttttttttgaacatcaTGCACTGTCAATATAAATCCTACATGCTGTATGCACTGTATATAGACATATACGTATAAATGTACAAACAGTACATAATCAACCACTCCATGTATATCCATATTTATGATGTTGGTcattggtgctttttttttatatatatttttatattatatataatatatatatatatagattttttttttttttacttgtgtacATAATAGTCCTGTCTATTCTTAACCTTcatttgttcagctttgttgctCTTGTTCTTAGCTGTTATGTCTATTTCTGGTCTATTTTTTAACAtgtacacagttttttttttgaacatcaTGCACTGTCAATATAAATCCTACATGCTGTATGCACTGTATATAGACATATACGTATAAATGTACAAACAGTACATAATCAACCACTCCATGTATATCCATATTTATGATGTTGGTcattggtgctttttttttaatatatatttttatattatatatatatatatatatatatatatattatatatatatatttatttatttttttacttgtgTACATAATAGTCCTGTCTATTCTTAACCTTcatttgttcagctttgttgctCTTGTTCTTAGCTGTTATGTCTATTTCTGTGTAAGTACATTGAGAGGAATGAACAAATTgccttgtatgtgtacataatCTGGCACAGATGAGCAACAAACTTCCACAAGATATGGGACTTGCCTCAACGCTTATTACTttcaaacaaattaattaattaagccAATCAGTACATATACAGTGTGTCTCTTTTGAGATCTTATActtttttaaacacatgaaacctCTCATTGATAtccctgttttattttattagcaTGCCAACTCATGATTTACTTCAGTTTCAATGACAACAAATCAGAACAATTTAAAGCAGTTATTCACAGTAACTGGGAAGTGCATAtgataaaataacaacaatgaaaTTCCTCATGTAACTATGTTAGGTAACACAAAACGTTGGCCTAATTAGTCAATAACTTCCCTAAATTGtaataatgttcatttttagtAATAATCAAATTCAAAAATCTCTAGAACATTAAAACGTTAAATGTGGTTAAACCTTTGATAGTTTAACTACATTCAAAATACTCAACAGTACTGTCATAAATGTGTCAGAATATACACCTTTATGGTTGAAGAATGGggtttaaatattttcaaactgaaaatgagatgaaagcATTTCTTAAACCAAGGATAAAAAAAGGCGTAAATAATTGGGTTTAAGGTTGAATTGAAGTAACCCAACCAAACGAATGCTTCAAACGTGGCAGCAGGTGTACTGAAGCCAGTGTAGGCATCAATTATCGAAGTTATGAAAAAGGGCATCCAACAAAAGATGAATGCACCAAGCACAATACCCAGAGTCTTTGCAGCCTTGTGCTCAGACTGTTTAACAAACCCACCTCTTCCTTTGTCATTTGAACAGTTGCTCATATCTCCGATCTTTCTTACATGCTCTTTAGCCacaataaatattttagtgTAAAGACAAACCATTACAgtgcagggaaagaaaaaggcagTGATACTGTCTAGGATTCCCCAAAGGGAATTAAAGAGAAGGTTACAACTTCCAAGGCAGTTTATTGATGCAATATAATCCTCTAGTCCTGCTACATTGGCCTTTGAGTAAAGTAGTCCATAAGAATAAACAGCAGCCAGTGCCCAGCTGACACATACCATAATCCAGGCCAATGACATTGTGATTTTCGTGGAATAATGCAGAGGATTGCATATTGCTTGTTGTCTGTCCACAGCAATGCAAATTAGGTGGAAGATAGAGACAGTGGTAAGAAACATATCAAAACTGGAGTGCAGCAGACAGAAGGCATCACCATAGAACCAGCAGCCATGAATGGTCCGGATGGCGCTGAAGGGCATCACAAGAACACCCACTAGAAGGTCTGCAAGAGCAAGAGATAAAATAAGCACATTGTTAGGATTATGCAACTGCTTGAAATGACCTATTGACACAATGACAACAGAGTTCCCTAAAATGGTAACCAGCATGCccaaagcaaacaacaaagaGAGGGCAATTTTGGACCCCACACTGAACTGTTCCCTAACACACGAGGCATTAAAGCCTGGAAAACAGTACTGCTCTTGAGAAAGGCCACCAGTCATCATAAACCCAAAGACATATGCCAAAACCTCCAAAGAAATACAGAGGTCCGTGCTAT
Protein-coding sequences here:
- the LOC139285360 gene encoding trace amine-associated receptor 13c-like, which codes for MTGGLSQEQYCFPGFNASCVREQFSVGSKIALSLLFALGMLVTILGNSVVIVSIGHFKQLHNPNNVLILSLALADLLVGVLVMPFSAIRTIHGCWFYGDAFCLLHSSFDMFLTTVSIFHLICIAVDRQQAICNPLHYSTKITMSLAWIMVCVSWALAAVYSYGLLYSKANVAGLEDYIASINCLGSCNLLFNSLWGILDSITAFFFPCTVMVCLYTKIFIVAKEHVRKIGDMSNCSNDKGRGGFVKQSEHKAAKTLGIVLGAFIFCWMPFFITSIIDAYTGFSTPAATFEAFVWLGYFNSTLNPIIYAFFYPWFKKCFHLIFSLKIFKPHSSTIKVYILTHL